A stretch of the Brevundimonas sp. MF30-B genome encodes the following:
- a CDS encoding SspB family protein, translating to MAVEKPPVDEMHYEHLAQNALRGVIRQALERAAGPGGIPGAHHFYITFKTRGVGVSVPPDVIAKYPDEMTVVLQHQYWDLAVEHDLFSVMLKFGGVPKVLTVPYSAVTRFYDPSVQFLLQFEDPEIVDDKPEPTPPPPPARPTGDDDGPKVVSLDQFRKK from the coding sequence ATGGCCGTCGAGAAGCCCCCCGTCGACGAGATGCACTATGAGCATCTCGCCCAGAACGCCCTTCGCGGCGTGATCCGCCAGGCGCTCGAGCGCGCGGCGGGCCCCGGCGGCATACCCGGCGCGCACCATTTCTACATCACCTTCAAGACGCGCGGCGTCGGCGTCAGCGTGCCGCCCGACGTGATCGCCAAATATCCCGACGAAATGACGGTGGTGCTTCAGCATCAGTACTGGGACCTGGCGGTCGAGCACGACCTGTTCTCGGTCATGCTCAAGTTCGGCGGCGTGCCCAAGGTGCTGACGGTGCCCTATTCGGCCGTGACCCGCTTCTACGATCCCAGCGTGCAGTTCCTGCTGCAGTTCGAGGATCCGGAGATCGTCGATGACAAGCCCGAGCCCACGCCGCCCCCGCCGCCGGCTCGCCCCACGGGCGACGACGACGGCCCCAAGGTCGTCAGTCTGGACCAGTTCCGTAAGAAGTAG
- a CDS encoding GFA family protein: protein MLEGGCHCGAVRYSMPADARHALCHCADCRKAAGAPAVAWALAAVEQVPITGETQMYASSEHGRRYFCGACGSGLFYTNDVIFPGMIDVQTATLDDPGALPLLAQIQTAERISWMAHLDAVPAFERYPPEA, encoded by the coding sequence ATGCTTGAAGGCGGATGTCATTGCGGCGCGGTGCGCTATTCGATGCCGGCGGATGCGCGCCATGCGCTGTGTCACTGCGCCGACTGCCGCAAGGCGGCGGGCGCGCCGGCGGTGGCATGGGCTCTGGCGGCGGTCGAGCAGGTTCCGATCACGGGCGAGACCCAGATGTACGCTTCGTCCGAACACGGCCGACGCTATTTCTGCGGCGCCTGCGGATCGGGGCTGTTCTACACCAACGACGTCATTTTTCCGGGCATGATCGATGTCCAGACCGCGACGCTGGATGATCCGGGCGCCCTGCCCCTGCTGGCGCAGATCCAGACGGCGGAACGCATCAGCTGGATGGCGCATCTGGACGCCGTCCCGGCCTTCGAGCGCTATCCGCCCGAGGCGTGA